One stretch of Arachis hypogaea cultivar Tifrunner chromosome 20, arahy.Tifrunner.gnm2.J5K5, whole genome shotgun sequence DNA includes these proteins:
- the LOC114926084 gene encoding uncharacterized protein yields MDSLNSYYQGQYFYMEINPDLGMGELPYTFFRRFKDVIPNSMTFCDFAGNEVDVVIDKCHRTGIVAHGYNNLTVLYGLKEGVWLSVCYVSRDKFLVVNVKDHYMRSKELCSPPLKLTVEVKPSVLIDEVIDISDDICDESPVVDPVEFVAIPEILHQQDNSTPFNPNSADTINQHIVFHNELSTH; encoded by the exons ATGGATAGCTTGAACTCTTACTATCAAGGGCAATACTTTTACATGGAGATAAACCCAGATTTG GGGATGGGTGAACTTCCATACACATTCTTTCGGAGATTCAAAGATGTCATCCCAAACTCCATGACATTTTGTGATTTTGCTGGTAATGAGGTTGATGTGGTTATCGACAAGTGTCACCGAACGGGTATAGTTGCTCATGGCTATAATAATCTTACTGTGCTTTATGGCCTAAAAGAAGGAGTTTGGTTGAGTGTATGTTATGTTAGTCGAGACAAGTTCCTAGTCGTTAATGTCAAGGACCATTACATGCGCTCTAAAGAGCTGTGTTCCCCACCACTGAAGCTTACTGTTGAGGTCAAGCCATCCGTTCTTATTGACGAAGTAATAGACATATCTGATGATATATGTGATGAAAGTCCCGTCGTTGATCCAGTTGAATTTGTAGCAATTCCTGAAATCTTGCATCAACAAGATAATTCTACTCCCTTTAATCCAAATTCGGCTGACACAATTAACCAGCACATAGTCTTCCACAATGAGTTGTCGACACATTAA